A region from the Simiduia sp. 21SJ11W-1 genome encodes:
- the pyrH gene encoding UMP kinase: MASSRDKKYKRILLKLSGEELMGQEGFGIDPKVLDKMALEIGQLVGIGVQVGLVIGGGNLFRGAALSAAGLDRVTGDHMGMLATVMNALAMRDALERSNISSRVMSAIPMSGIVEHYDRRRAIRFLKGGEVVIFAAGTGNPFFTTDSAACLRGIEVEADIVLKATKVDGVYTADPMKDSSATKYSQLSYDEVLDKKLQVMDLTAICLCREHDMPVRVFKMNKAGALLNIAVGNDEGTLIEETKKGEEQ, translated from the coding sequence ATGGCCAGTAGTCGGGACAAAAAGTACAAACGCATTTTGTTGAAACTCAGCGGTGAAGAGCTGATGGGGCAGGAAGGGTTCGGTATCGACCCTAAAGTGCTGGACAAAATGGCGCTGGAAATTGGTCAGTTGGTAGGGATTGGCGTGCAGGTAGGCCTGGTGATTGGCGGCGGCAACCTGTTTCGCGGCGCGGCGCTCTCGGCGGCGGGCCTGGATAGGGTCACCGGTGATCACATGGGCATGTTGGCCACTGTGATGAACGCCCTGGCCATGCGCGACGCCTTGGAGCGCAGCAATATTTCCTCGCGCGTGATGTCTGCCATTCCCATGAGCGGCATTGTTGAGCACTATGATCGCCGCCGCGCTATCCGCTTCCTGAAAGGCGGCGAGGTGGTGATTTTCGCGGCCGGCACCGGCAACCCCTTCTTCACCACCGATTCTGCAGCCTGTTTGCGCGGTATTGAAGTAGAGGCCGATATCGTGCTTAAGGCCACCAAAGTGGATGGCGTCTACACAGCCGACCCAATGAAAGACTCCAGCGCCACCAAATACAGCCAGCTCAGCTACGACGAAGTGCTGGATAAAAAACTTCAGGTTATGGACCTCACCGCCATTTGCCTGTGCCGCGAGCACGACATGCCGGTGCGGGTTTTCAAAATGAACAAGGCGGGGGCGCTATTGAATATCGCCGTGGGTAATGACGAAGGCACCCTCATAGAAGAAACGAAAAAAGGGGAAGAACAATGA